From the genome of Rhinoderma darwinii isolate aRhiDar2 chromosome 1, aRhiDar2.hap1, whole genome shotgun sequence:
TACCATCATTTGTGTTTATTCtttaaaaggtgttgtccaggattagaaaaacatgtccaCTTTCTTCCAAAACCAGCACCACTCCTGTCCACAGGTCacatgtggtattgcagttcagtggCACTGACTGGCACAAACAGGCGTTTCTAATCTTACTCAGTCTTTCCTTTATTCTTGGCAGTAGTATTGTTGTGTTCAGAACAAAATTGTTGCATGCAGACGGCCACTCGTTATCCTGAGGTCGGattcaaaaggtacataacagctccgtgtgtcagcagcgtatgatgcgtggcttcgtgatttttcacgcagccgccatcattatgacactatgtttgtaaacagaaaagcacgtggtgcttttctgttttgattcagtttttactgctgttgcgcaaatcacgtccATCCCACAgcagtgcttccatgtgccatgcatgattttcacacacccattgacttcaatgggtgcgtgatgcacaagaaacacacaaatatcggacatgtcgtgagctttacacagcggactcccgctgcgtaaaaatcactgactgtctgaacagccccattgacttatagGTCCGTGCTAGTCGCGTGAGAAGTCACacccgttgcacggacgtatatcacgttcgtctgaataagccctgaggcCGCTTTCATACTACGTTTTCCCCATTCATTTGTGTCAACAAAGGCTTCAggcatatacagcacacatacccaAAGACACCAATTATACCAAAGTATACTCTTTGCTGGAAAGAATATCGTACTAGACTAtccagttaaaaaaataaataatatggtggcctatgggtgactgatgccaTGCAGTGGCATTAGTCACAAACATACACCATGGGTGCTTCATTATGTATCTGTTAAACAGATGCCAttctagcctatgggtgatggctgCATTAAACAGATGCCTACTACAGAGTGTAAAtacagtagcaggaaagtggataagatttaaacaaatcatccacacgctgcgggaaCATTTcgcagaaagtgacatacagcatggattctcaatctgcagcacaTCAATTTCTCTTGCAAAAATGCGACAATGTCCACAGTatttatgctatgtgtgaacaaggacataaaatcagccctggcattttaacaCAAACAGGCCTACCTGCTGTCCATGCAATATGTTTGTGCGGTTACAAATCCACCCTCCAGCGCTCTCTAATCtctatattttataaaaaaacaattgtTCATGGTTTCTATTGCTCCTTGAAATGCTGCCTTTGTGTTCAGATGTTTCATAAATaagtaagggtttgttcacatcagtgttcagGTTCCCTTcaccctttccgtcagaggaaccgatggaTGGAAAGTAGAAGGGAAACCCTCGTTTCCATTACTATTGAgtacaatggtaatgcttcagtatGTTTCCGTTCCGTTAAGTTTCCGTTCTTGAAAATTTACAGACTAGAACCATACTGAAACGTACGCATTACCATTGATACCGGAGCGATAGTTTCCATTTagctttccattcatcggttaCCCTGATGGAAAGGTTGACCGGgacccgaacgctgatgtgaacatacccttagggtatgttcacacagcttatttttttCAGGCTGTAAAATTGGAAGCAGATGTTCCaacagggctttttttttttttttacgggactttaaaaaaaaaaaaaactgccatgaaaaacacgagttgcacaaaaaaaacttctgaaaatcagaagccgttttcccttgaaaccagctccgtattttcagacgtgttttagtaagtgtgtgaactTGTGCCTTAATCCTACAAAACTGCTAAACAGAATGTGATGGTCTGAACGTATGCCTTGATCACAACACTCAAACAGGAACGGTATCGGATTATCCGTTATAAAATCTTTGAGCAGCACAGAAGGAAGATAGCATGATTTAAGCTTCCGATTGACATGGGAAAGTGAGGCGTTCGTGCATATGACACTTTTTTACGCACGCATTTAAAATAGCATCGCGCACCAAAAACACAAGGGCAATACTTTGTCGCCAAAAAcacgcctaattcccatagttaatgggagtcctaattacatgCCAAGAAAATATGCCAAAAGCACACACAAAACATGTTAAAACAGCCTGTATTTTAAAGAGCGTTTTACAAAAACCACCAGCAGTTTTTACACGtttgcattttctttttttgagcgctgtgtgaacaaggatgAGATACTGGTTTTGTTATTaggtggataaaaaaaaataataatattttatcaATCCTTACTGGCCAAATGCTTTATATTATCGCCAtcatatatagtgcacacatgaataatggcattgtatatactgtacacatgaatagttCTGTGATATATACTGAACACGTGAAACCTAGGCTATTGACTTACAATAGGGGTTTTTCAACGGACCAGAGTGTTGCATCAGTTGTTTGGATAGGAAAAATAATGTGGGTGTTATAGATATCATCTATACAGTACAAACACCTTCCATTCAATAAACCTTTAGAGACTCCAAGTCAGCACGTGGTTTGCATTTTAGCGAAGGTTATTCGGGTTGAGAGATTACGGTAGTAGAAATTAGAACTGCTCGTTTTTATGTAACAAAGACCATAAACCAGAATTTCACATTTACAGTGAATCATTCAAGTgtccaatttatttatttaaaatactCCTATTAAAGTCAAATGTGAAACCGTTCAGTGTTGGGGTGAATGGCGTACCCCATTTTACCCACGTACAGAGGCCACTAGACAAAATATTACCACACTTTAAAAGAGGAGTAAATTATTATTCCACATTTACATATTGGAGTTCACAAAGAGAAAATACATTAGTCTTGAACCATTTCTAGTTTTCTATATTCTTACTGCATTGATTTGTTCTAACAATTTTTAATAACACACGGCCGCCAATCGCGATTGCTCCACAAAATCATCAACAGGAACATAGGTGTGTATGAAAACGAATTACATTAGATCCTCAGACTGGCAAATCCCTTTATATTGCACTTCAGAATATTTGCATTGAACAAAAAATTTGCCAGACGTCGGGCCTCCTCTAAATcatggaataaatatatatatttcagctgCTGAACTCTATACACTTGCttcaagtagaaaaataaatacTTTGGAAAAAGTGACATTGACACAAACAATTGCATTCAAAATTAAATACATGTGCACATCTCATTACAAAAAGGCATTTAGTTTGGTTACTGCTACAATTCAGTACGGGAAAAACAAAAAGacgcatacaaaaaaaaaaaaaaatcatatctaaCATCAGCTACAATGTACCACGTCATGTGAATCATGGAAGCGGTGTACCAGCTCTAGTAAGGAAAACAGACAGCGTCCATTAATATAAataggttcttttttttttctatccctctTCCAAATCCAGCATTTCCATCGCTCCCGACGCCAGCCACACCGTGACTAGTATGACAACCATTACGATAACCTATCAGGGCCTACGTTAAAGCTGATGTCACAGACAAGAGACAGATGGTCTGAAGGGTAATTGAAAGACGGAAGCCTGTTCGGCCCAATTTGCTCTTCTGTAAGCAAACTCAAAGCAGAGTTCACttgcagggcatgctgggaataccATATATAATCCAGAGTGTTGCAGGACTCCCCGGTAGGACGGATCTTCCAGGTGGTGTAGGGAGGTTCAGTTTCCCGGTCATCACTAAGCACCTTATAGGCACTGTTGAGATTCAGACTAGAGGAGGCAAATCGCTTGTATACTTCCTCAGTAGGCTCTGCGTTGAAGTCACCACAAATGACCAGAGGAATCTTGGCACCTTGGGTAACAGACTCAAGATTCCGCAGGAGATCTGTGCCCTGTGCAAGTCTAAACCTCTCCCATCCACTGCGGGCTTTCAGGTGGGTGACAGCAAAGCACAACAATCTACCAGTTTCCTTACACTGAAGTACCTCAGCAATGGCCACTTGGTTGGTTTTTAAAGTCCGGGCTGAGAGCCGGATTTTGGCACTGCTGACAAGATGAAAGCGGTCCTGAAGAAAAAAGAAGGCACAGCCATCGGGCCCATTGTTATGTTCCACATCTAGACAGGGAGACCATGGCTTTGCCAAAAAAGTGCATTGATAGCCCAACCGACTAAGGATTGGTTGGAAAGTATCAAAATAGTGATCTACTTCCTGCAGGCACAAGACATCAGGGCGATACATGAGGATCTCTTCCAAGATCAAGTACTTCCTTTCTTCCCACTTTAGCGCCTCTATGGGACATTTGATAAAGTTGTCCTTGCCTTCTCCGAGAGCTATGAACAAAGACAAACAAAGATATACACTGTAAGGTACTTATTCATTAAATGTCAACCTACTGTATCCATTGATTTAAGAGAGAACTGTTGTATCTGGTTCTCGGTTGCCTACTTCATGTAGAGACCCGCCTAGAGCATTACAGGACTGCTGAGGGCAGGATTGACAAAACGTACAACAAATGCAGTTTAGAAAATTATTTTTCCTACAAGAGGACTTTTGAAATGAAGTTACTTGACTATTGTAATTACCTGGCTTCAAAacacacttttttgttttttgctttttgccTAAATAAGTTTTATCCAGGAATCAGTAAATTCCTAGTGTGGTGTGCAACATACACCAAAGATATATTGGGTAAGACAAAGGCCAATTTCCACACATTCCGTGCGTGGAGGAGGCATAAGGGCATGTTTAGGCAATTTTAACTGCATCAGAGTTGTTGAAACGTAACGGGTTATCTtctacatgctttttttctggagtttttaaagtcatatagagaagcctatgggagaaaaaaaaaacaccagaaagaaaatgccatacccagagcaaaaaaaaacaaaaaaccgccTGGTCAGGCAATAGCAGCAATACCTTGCGCCAAGATATTCCACTGCATCACTCGAAAGGTGTGTGCACCGCTGAAATCTTCAGTCCGACTAACAAACTCCCTATGGAGCCTAGCAGGCCTTTCCCGCAGAGCCACTTGACATTCTTCCAGAAGATCTTTGGGGTCCAATGGATCCAGCTGCTCATGCTCTGATTCTTCAAGGTAATCCTGGTGCTGGGAAATGGCAGCTGTACTGCTGAGCGTCTTGGCAAGAGCACTGTACAAGCGGCTGGTGCGGTTTCCCATGGAACACACTAAGGAGAAGAGAAAACACAAACGTTAAACTTTTTCAACTTGTATAATGGATTCTTGGAAACCGTAGTGTAGACACACCACACAAGGAAAGGAGAGGAAAACAGAAAACTGCAATGCTGAATCAGCCAACTCCTTAAGAGGAACACTCCAGGCTAAACAGATACAccattagggctgattcagacgaacgtgtttagCGTCCGTGCGGTTTTCATGCGGCTCGCGCagacctagagaagtctatggggcagtgcagactgtccgtgagttttgcgcagcgttagtccgctgcgtaaaactcgcgacatgttctatgtgtcggcgtttttcgcgcatcacgtacccattgaagtcaatgggtgcgtgaaaatcacgcatgccccacggaagcacttccgtgggacaagcattattcacgcaataacagtaaaaataatgaatgtaaacagaaaagcaccacgtgcttttctgtttacaaacatccaaacggagtgtcataaagatggcggctgcgtaaaaagcatgcagccgcgcatccatatgaacagggcacacggagctgtcaagtgccttttgcgcacgcaaaacgccgcggtttttgcgtgcgcaaaaacgtcacgttcgtctgaataagggggCAGTATATAACCTTTGTGTTCATTGAAACCTTGAGTCATGCACCCCCATTCTCAAGTGGACACtatcttttcaaacaacttatgctagtctaatagtatactgtatatagatcCACTTTGTCATTTTCTTACTGCTAAAATTGTTGTTTTAGCCATGGCAattttgtgtgaagttactgccactaggagtctcccttcctgtaatctgctatcCAGCCCCTGTTAAGCATTGGCCGAGCCTGGTTACGGAGCAGAATTGACAGGCTGCAGGAGGTGGGGGAtgtgtcacttcactgcctgcctatacaagttTATGagagggaaggtgggagcagagggtgATTAAGAAACACATGCtgtatgcaagtctatggagaggggggggggagcaggagcagagagaaacacaGATGTGATGGTTAGCTTTTTAGGTCtcgcccagtgctggattctcagctagactacttattactgctgtataatagtgCACATAATACATGTGTTAAataaagataggagagcaggattctctagGTGTACAgtgtatggctgggttcacacgtggcggaatttcacttgaattccgctgcggacactccgcagcgttaatccgcagcggagccgtttctgcattgacttccacttctatttagaagtgttcgtttagacgatgcgtaaaattccgctgcggagcataggctgcggagcggaatttggtgtccgcagcatgctctgtctgttgcggaccagtggcggactggttgcggactcatggcggaattactccattgacttcaatggagattccaagttccgcaatgaagtccgcagctgtcatgcacatgttatgtgtgctgcggatgcgtcttgcttttttgccatgacatttcttcattctggctggacctatgtatttctaggtctacagccagactgaggaagtcaatggggctcccggaattacgggagcgttggtaggtgacgtcagtaaatagtcactgtccagggtgctgaaagagttaagcgatcggcagtaactgtttctgcaccctggacagtgactaccgatcccaatatacagcaacctgtcaaaaaaatacaagttcatacttaccgagaactccctgcttctgtctccagtccggcctcccaggatgacgtttcagtctaagtgacggctgcagccaatcacaggccaagcacaggctgcagcggtcacatggactggcgcgtcatccagggaggtcgggctggatgccgaaagagggacgcgtcaccaagacaacggccggtaagtatgaaattcgtttattttcactagggaaagtgctgtcccttctctctatcctgcactgatagagagggaagcacttttcccgcagtccgcagcagctagtccgcatcaatttactgcacattttgggcagatccgcagccgtaatccgcaacccggattaggtgcggcattgatgcggacagttagaggaaatccgccacgtgtggtcatgccctatagaagacatgatcgcagttaggctccacccactagctcagagacagagTTAGGACAGTGCCTCCAAAGTGGAAGACCGCTATTTGTGGCCATTATATGGCATGTTtagcatacatacacacaaccttactcttaaaaaaaaaaaattaaaaaataaaaatacaaaaaaaccatgtgaatggccccatagacACGCAGCCGTGCgagggccattaaaaaaaacaaaaaaaaaaaaccctgccgtCACCTGGACGATTATcccggtcatgtgaataaggcctaggcCTTGCACTAGGAAAAACAGTGTTTAAGTTTAGCCCAGAGTATTCCTTTAAAGGGTagtttacactgcattttttggcaccggattttgacgcggaaactgagtCACAACCAGCTCCAGAAACGCCcccaatggaaggcagaggcacTTTTTTTCCTGGGTGGCTTTTGGCATGCTCTGAGCAGTTTCCGTCCGActttacattgaaatcaatgcagttTTGAGCGTTTTTTATGCTATGGTCTTTGCATTCGATTCATACGGCTAGAAAAAGTAAGcgttgacatttttattttttacttcaaaAACACTCAACATTCCTGATGGCTCTCGGCTGTCACTCTAATGTGGCTCACAAGACCCAGAAGTTTGTGGACTTCTGCTGTACATTATGTAGGGATCATGCTGTAAGATTTTTAAGAACTGCAgtacagagtatgttcacacggagtgttttcaggtgtatttcggggtgtttacccctcgaacgcctgaaaaaaaaaaaaaacggaagcagaaagtctccaaacatctgcccattgatttcaatgggaaatacggcgttctgttccaactaggagtttttttaacttgttttccaaaaacggcacgtaaaaagacgcccgcgaaaaagtagtgattgtcacttcttgggatgcttttggagcagtttttcattgactccatagaaaaaccagctccaaaaactgccgtaaaaaaacgctccgaaaatcacgagtggcttaaaaaaaaaaaaaaaaaaaaaaaaaaaaagtctgaaaatcaggagcggtcttcccttgaaaacagctccgtattttcagacgtttttggttaagcgtgtgaacatagcctaagaggctGGGTTTTCCCATGCATATTGTGCCTCAATGTCATGATAATTAATTAGGATGGTTTATCGGAGGTGGCTAGTTAGATATTTTACGGAGCTGGCCACTTTTTCAGGCTACATGATGATCAGCTCTGTTTTCAGATTGCAATTATTACTGTGATTTGTCTGTCAAATCACTATGCCCAATGCCAGCCATTTAAATAGATAACCAACATtgtaccaccccccccccttctattGACACCAGAGGAGTACACGTTCAATGTAGgacaaaaacgcagtgtgaatctagccttacatATACATTGAATAGAGAACATTGAACACTTTATATTGGCTCTATTTTGTGTACTACATAGGATGTAAAGTATCCACGAGTGTACTGGACTACTAGAGTGTAGACAGTGGTATATATGTATCCTACCTTGCACAGACATCATGGTATCCCCATGTGGTTGGCATGGTAACTGAAAAGTGTACAGCCATCCTGCCTGAATGGGTCTTCACTGTACTGCAAACTGAGTATTTCCCAGTGACCAGAGCTCTGTCTGATCCTCGTAAAGCACAGCTTAGATCACCTTGCTTGCTAAGCCTGTCCAAACCCATTAGTATATAAAGGACGTCAAACAGACCATAAGCCATGGCACAGACCGTACAGATACAGCCTCCAGACTTCCTGATTACGGAGGGGGCATCTTTTAAGTATATTACCCCCTACTTTACAACAAGgcaggctaagggtatgtgcacactgcttattttctaaacgcctccaaacatctgcccattgatttcaatgggaaaacggctctCTGTTCCGACGGACCGTTTTGtgacgtgtaaaaaaacggccgcgaaaaagtgcaggacacttcttgggacgtttttggagcagttttccatagactattgaaaaaaacacccaaaaaaactacgtgtgaaaatacccttagtgtgtgaacatagccttagaagaaAAGCGTGTCTCCTATATAGTGAGCACTCCActtaaagtgaaaatccgaaaaatggctgcaggggGAAAGGGTAAAGTATCAAAAACTAAGCAAtacttgaggggggggggggggggggtctatggtATCTGCACTTCAATACAATATATCATCCCTTGTAAGAAGAACCTCCAGGAACATTTCCCTCCATACGTGAAGGATACTCGCAGCTCATCTTGTAAACATCACACTTTAGGTTTAGTGGCCTGTAAGATTTTAGGTTCCGTCTTTGCAGGGACGTCTTATACACAATGTATGGAGATTTCATTTATCGGTCTCTATGAGGGACATTACAGAACACACTGTACAAGATTCATTATACAGAAGACATTCACAGATGAAGTCTAATGTgaattagggggaaaaaaaaacctcattcCACTGGTCATGGgtagtacttaaaggggttatctgaccCCAAAGAAAAAACACACATCTGATGTACAGTATCcatactttttctttcttcaaAATGTGCTTTGTCCCATTCCCTTGTGACGTTGTTTACATGTGCCACGTCTTCTAACAAGGTTGTCCTGCAACACTGGCCTTGTTCAAAACGACATATCCCATGATTCTCCAGTTCCTGCGTCAAAAGCCACTCCCTAAATTACTGGGCAGGTACCTATTATGCATCCTTCACCATAGACCATAGTGGTATACTTTTAACATATGTATCATGAACTGCGGTCATGAGAGTTCACGATGTAGCCGTTAATCGGATACCATCATAGTCCATGGGTGACGGATGGCAATATTAGACATACATCACCTATAGACTATATGGTATTTATCATAAAAGGCTATTGAAAAGTCCATGACTTATGTTAAACGTATAACtgacatacatcatacatcactCCGTCtgcaatgtgtaaaaaaaaaacaaaaaaaaaaaaaaggacggcgTTGACTTTTTTTTAGAAATCCGGCAGAAAGGAAAActgtacccttaaagaggctctgtcaccacattataagtgccctatctcctatataaggagatcggcgctataatgtagatgacagatagtttttctaaataaaaaaacattgctaTTTTTACCATGTTCGGTGCGATTTTTAgagttatgctaatgagtttcttaatgcccaagtgggcgtgtttttactttagaccaagtgggcgttgtacagaggagtgtatgacgctgaccaaagtaaaaacacgcccacttgggcattaagaaactaattagcataaagctaaaaatcgctcctaaagtggtaaaaatagatagtttttctaaataaaaaagcactgctgtcacctacattatagcgccaattacattatgtaggagacagggcacttataatctggtgacagtctctttaaagcaGAGGAAATGTCACAAGACCTGTAACGCTTGTCATAGGGCGTTTTACTCAGAGGAGGAGGATTTGTCACATGATCAGTGACTTGATATTCTGGGAGAGCAGAAGGGGGACACGATTTAAATACATAACGTCACATGATCAGGGGCTGTGCAAGCGGGGTCACCGGACTGATTTCAACGGTGGCAAAACTAGCCATATACAGACCGGACAGCATATATGTATAACCTAATCTTCCCTACGTGCTAGCACTGCATTGTACCCTTCTTGCTCCAAAGGCGATCAGAAGGCAGTGGCACAGCCGTACGAGAAGTTCATTTATCTTGAATTTAACTTCTGTCAATAAATGAAAAAGCTGCAACGTCAGTTGTACATATGCGAGT
Proteins encoded in this window:
- the NOCT gene encoding nocturnin; the encoded protein is MYQSPAGRLCSALRDVPALCASSLRQQTHHSPVKRRALSPPVLGSLASFGCCHSLAGWIGDGPAKAASNPATASPPVPTGGATGTPSRSASRSVCSMGNRTSRLYSALAKTLSSTAAISQHQDYLEESEHEQLDPLDPKDLLEECQVALRERPARLHREFVSRTEDFSGAHTFRVMQWNILAQALGEGKDNFIKCPIEALKWEERKYLILEEILMYRPDVLCLQEVDHYFDTFQPILSRLGYQCTFLAKPWSPCLDVEHNNGPDGCAFFFLQDRFHLVSSAKIRLSARTLKTNQVAIAEVLQCKETGRLLCFAVTHLKARSGWERFRLAQGTDLLRNLESVTQGAKIPLVICGDFNAEPTEEVYKRFASSSLNLNSAYKVLSDDRETEPPYTTWKIRPTGESCNTLDYIWYSQHALQVNSALSLLTEEQIGPNRLPSFNYPSDHLSLVCDISFNVGPDRLS